In a single window of the Tellurirhabdus bombi genome:
- a CDS encoding DNA-3-methyladenine glycosylase family protein → MSLTHLSQDLVLAQIIATTPAPKLAFDYEGDVYLALLESIVSQQISVKAANAIFTRFRALFPENYPYPDLLVALSAEELRTAGLSGQKSAYLQSVAQFSMQNRLDSAYFTALTDEEVVQYLIPIKGVGRWTVEMLLMFVLDRPDVFPVDDLVIRQKMVRAYELTETGRALYQRLHEIAESWRPYRTLACRYLWRWQPPV, encoded by the coding sequence ATGTCCCTCACGCACCTTTCTCAAGATCTGGTTCTGGCGCAAATCATTGCCACCACACCCGCCCCTAAACTTGCCTTTGACTACGAGGGTGATGTTTACCTGGCGCTCTTGGAAAGCATTGTTTCCCAGCAGATCTCGGTGAAAGCCGCCAACGCCATTTTTACCCGCTTTCGCGCTTTGTTTCCGGAGAATTACCCCTACCCCGATTTGCTGGTGGCCTTGTCGGCGGAAGAATTACGTACCGCTGGGTTGTCGGGACAAAAGTCAGCTTATCTACAAAGCGTTGCCCAGTTTTCCATGCAGAACCGCCTGGATAGCGCCTATTTCACCGCGCTGACCGATGAAGAAGTCGTCCAGTATCTGATCCCAATCAAAGGGGTTGGACGCTGGACGGTCGAAATGCTCCTGATGTTTGTGCTCGACCGACCGGACGTTTTTCCCGTCGATGATCTGGTTATTCGTCAGAAAATGGTGCGGGCCTATGAGCTAACCGAGACTGGGCGGGCCCTTTACCAGCGCCTTCACGAAATCGCGGAGTCCTGGCGTCCCTACCGCACCCTGGCCTGTCGTTACCTGTGGCGCTGGCAGCCACCCGTTTAA
- a CDS encoding SdpI family protein: MKKSVFFSEWILGGVMLLPLIYLAFIYNRLPATVPMHYDSMGTPNRYDSKETFVTIFGIMTLFMYLLFRYIPALDPKQKLETANYYKMRLLIAVFWAVLLIGIGYTTTQGLASDRFLSFLTALVCLMLAGVGNLMYSVRHNYFVGIRTPWTLDSEVVWRKTHQRVAPIWVAVGLLGTILAFLLPTPWKSNMILIIALGLALGSAGYSYLVFRQEKAKQTI, from the coding sequence ATGAAAAAAAGTGTATTCTTCAGCGAATGGATTCTGGGAGGTGTGATGCTGCTGCCCCTGATTTATCTGGCCTTCATTTACAACCGCTTACCGGCCACCGTTCCCATGCATTATGATTCGATGGGAACCCCCAACCGCTACGATTCCAAAGAAACCTTTGTCACCATTTTTGGAATTATGACTCTCTTTATGTACCTCCTTTTTCGCTACATCCCGGCGCTGGATCCCAAACAAAAATTAGAGACCGCCAACTACTATAAAATGCGCCTTTTGATCGCGGTTTTCTGGGCTGTCCTGCTTATTGGCATTGGTTATACGACCACGCAGGGGCTGGCCAGCGATCGTTTTCTAAGCTTTCTGACGGCTTTGGTGTGCCTGATGCTGGCGGGAGTGGGTAACCTGATGTATAGCGTTCGCCATAATTATTTTGTCGGTATTCGCACGCCCTGGACGCTCGATAGCGAGGTGGTCTGGCGCAAAACCCACCAACGCGTGGCGCCAATCTGGGTAGCGGTAGGCTTGCTGGGCACTATTTTAGCGTTCTTGTTGCCAACGCCTTGGAAAAGTAACATGATTCTGATTATTGCGTTAGGACTAGCCTTGGGATCAGCGGGCTACTCCTACCTGGTTTTTCGGCAAGAGAAGGCAAAGCAGACCATTTAA
- a CDS encoding DUF4403 family protein, translating to MERLYKKWNGHLLRAVVLLLIICLASCKKVAPKDPVITAFDAPLKAESSYVSAPIVFDVKALEEKINQSLGQVIVDQEEQKSQKGKIWKLRVERSGRVRIAYDGHRLTFGAPLTIWIINPLTSKKKAADRRALCSIDVEFNSPISVRQDWKLETKVSLNKYRWIEQPNIRLLGFDIPVTDLAEGILKNRRKNIEDAINEAIYTELHLDREIQKIWQELQKPLLLNRQFENIWLIPMPRSVQVSDVYGDEKTIVVPLRVYFNIETRFGPEPQVAIKSKLPPLQKVDTLPLVSELNLLSRIPYNDLNQTLARTLDNQEVKLSSRIVRIRSASVYGGGNTLILKSDVKGSVNGTLFFRGRPAYDTLQHKLLVKNLKFDVNTEEVLLSTADWLLHDSLQETFETALSVPLKQHLEKIPTKIEEAFAKGKTGEKALIDIQQFRLTPRNIAIRPEAVQVLINVRATMMLKVKKL from the coding sequence ATGGAACGATTATACAAAAAATGGAATGGCCATTTGCTGCGTGCAGTGGTCCTATTGCTCATCATTTGCCTTGCTTCCTGCAAAAAAGTAGCTCCCAAAGACCCTGTTATTACTGCTTTTGACGCCCCGTTGAAAGCCGAATCGTCGTATGTTAGTGCGCCGATTGTCTTTGATGTTAAAGCACTCGAGGAGAAAATTAATCAATCGCTGGGTCAGGTAATTGTCGATCAGGAAGAGCAAAAAAGCCAGAAAGGAAAAATCTGGAAACTTCGGGTCGAACGCTCCGGGCGCGTCCGGATTGCTTACGATGGCCACCGCCTGACGTTTGGGGCTCCCTTGACGATCTGGATTATTAACCCCCTAACTTCTAAGAAAAAAGCCGCCGATCGGCGTGCGCTCTGCTCGATTGACGTCGAATTCAACAGCCCCATCAGCGTTCGTCAGGACTGGAAGCTGGAAACAAAGGTCTCCCTAAATAAGTACCGCTGGATCGAACAGCCCAATATCCGCTTGCTTGGCTTTGATATACCGGTTACTGATCTGGCCGAAGGAATTCTTAAAAATCGCCGGAAAAACATCGAAGACGCCATCAATGAAGCAATTTACACCGAACTGCACCTGGATCGCGAAATTCAGAAAATCTGGCAGGAATTACAGAAGCCGTTGCTCCTGAATCGCCAGTTCGAAAATATATGGCTTATTCCCATGCCACGCTCTGTTCAGGTTAGTGATGTATACGGCGATGAGAAAACGATTGTAGTGCCACTGCGCGTCTATTTTAACATTGAAACCCGCTTCGGACCAGAGCCACAGGTTGCCATTAAGAGCAAGCTGCCGCCCCTGCAAAAAGTAGATACATTGCCTCTGGTATCGGAGTTGAATCTGTTGAGTCGCATTCCCTACAACGACCTGAACCAGACGCTGGCGCGAACACTAGACAACCAGGAAGTGAAACTATCCAGCCGGATTGTGCGCATTCGTAGCGCTTCGGTATACGGAGGTGGAAATACACTCATTCTCAAATCGGATGTCAAAGGAAGCGTAAATGGGACTTTATTCTTTCGGGGCCGGCCAGCCTACGATACCTTACAGCATAAACTGTTGGTCAAAAATCTGAAGTTTGACGTAAACACAGAGGAAGTTCTTCTGTCAACCGCAGACTGGTTGCTGCATGATTCTTTGCAGGAAACCTTCGAAACGGCATTGAGTGTCCCTCTGAAGCAGCATTTAGAAAAAATTCCTACTAAAATTGAGGAAGCTTTTGCGAAAGGGAAAACCGGAGAAAAAGCGTTGATTGATATTCAGCAGTTTCGGTTAACGCCGCGTAACATTGCCATTCGGCCTGAAGCGGTTCAGGTGCTGATTAACGTTCGGGCGACCATGATGTTGAAAGTAAAAAAACTCTGA
- a CDS encoding Lnb N-terminal periplasmic domain-containing protein gives MKLSLLFRENSGQIETIKQPKQGAKSCLLVLILGIWWGLFSVYSASAQTIILSPQTKVSLVTVSPGEELYSGFGHSAFWISDPVYGIDRVYNYGTFDFRTEGFYVKFVRGQLPYMLSVSPIYNTLAGAQYEDRSVFEDELNLTQSQKQRLYELLEINLLPENKFYRYDFLFDNCSTRLRDMLVKAVGDSVQFSSKSKNMTYRDWIQYYMNQKPFIKTGMDILLGTPTDKQATAFDEMFLPDNLREEFREAKIRQGATEVPLVTRDTVLFQEEKPIGHDVDYTVLIISFVLLLAGIFQTRSQLLRNQISFRTDRILFFIAGLFGCLMAFLWFGTDHAVTQKNWNLLWAIPFHVVVVFLLRKSSPAWVRTYFAVSAVLAAIALVFSAVTIFQEFNIEFAPVIALLALRAWAIQRQLALSHAKRS, from the coding sequence GTGAAATTGTCATTGTTGTTCAGGGAAAATAGCGGCCAGATAGAAACGATAAAGCAGCCAAAGCAGGGGGCCAAGTCTTGTCTTCTGGTCCTGATTTTAGGGATTTGGTGGGGGTTGTTCAGCGTATATTCTGCTTCGGCTCAGACCATTATCCTGTCTCCACAAACAAAAGTCAGCCTGGTGACCGTATCGCCGGGAGAGGAGCTGTATTCGGGTTTTGGGCACAGTGCCTTCTGGATTTCGGACCCCGTGTATGGCATCGACCGGGTGTATAACTACGGGACGTTTGATTTTCGCACGGAAGGTTTTTACGTCAAATTCGTTCGGGGCCAACTGCCTTACATGCTTTCCGTGTCGCCGATTTATAACACGCTGGCGGGGGCACAATACGAAGACCGGAGCGTTTTTGAAGACGAGCTCAATCTGACGCAAAGCCAGAAGCAACGCCTTTATGAGTTGTTGGAAATCAATCTTCTACCTGAAAATAAGTTTTACAGATACGATTTTTTATTTGACAATTGCTCCACCCGGCTCCGCGATATGCTGGTAAAAGCGGTTGGTGATAGCGTTCAGTTTAGTAGCAAGTCGAAAAACATGACCTACCGCGACTGGATTCAATATTACATGAACCAGAAGCCGTTTATCAAGACGGGCATGGATATTTTGCTGGGTACGCCAACCGACAAACAGGCAACGGCCTTTGACGAAATGTTCTTGCCCGATAACCTGCGGGAGGAGTTTCGGGAAGCTAAAATACGGCAGGGCGCTACCGAAGTGCCATTAGTAACGCGCGACACGGTATTGTTTCAGGAAGAAAAGCCAATTGGGCATGACGTAGATTATACCGTTCTGATCATCAGTTTTGTGCTTTTACTGGCGGGAATTTTTCAAACGCGCTCGCAATTGCTCCGAAATCAAATCAGCTTCCGAACTGACCGGATTCTGTTTTTCATTGCGGGTCTGTTTGGTTGCCTTATGGCCTTTCTGTGGTTTGGAACCGACCATGCCGTAACCCAGAAAAACTGGAATCTGCTGTGGGCCATCCCGTTTCATGTGGTAGTGGTTTTTCTGCTGCGGAAATCGTCCCCCGCCTGGGTGCGTACTTATTTTGCCGTATCGGCTGTGCTGGCTGCTATTGCCTTAGTATTCAGCGCCGTCACAATTTTTCAGGAATTTAACATTGAGTTTGCTCCCGTAATCGCATTGCTTGCTTTGCGCGCCTGGGCCATTCAACGCCAATTAGCTTTATCTCATGCCAAACGATCTTAA
- the rsmI gene encoding 16S rRNA (cytidine(1402)-2'-O)-methyltransferase produces MKLYLVPTPIGNLEDITLRAINILKEVDAVLAEDTRTSGVLMKHLGISKPLHSYHIFNEHQTVQRLVAQLKGGKTLALISDAGTPSISDPGFLLVRECIKQDIPIECLPGPTAFVPALVNSGLPADRFTFEGFLPHKKGRQTRLTELVGESRTMIFYESPHRLLKTLEQFAEYFGPDRPASVSRELTKLFEETIRGTLQEIITYFAEKTIKGEIVIVVQGK; encoded by the coding sequence ATGAAATTATACCTCGTTCCTACGCCCATCGGCAATCTCGAAGATATTACGTTGCGGGCAATCAATATTTTGAAAGAAGTAGATGCCGTGCTGGCGGAAGATACACGCACGTCGGGCGTGTTGATGAAGCACCTCGGTATTAGTAAACCGCTTCATAGCTACCACATTTTTAACGAACACCAGACTGTCCAACGCCTTGTTGCTCAACTGAAAGGGGGCAAAACCCTGGCGCTGATTTCTGATGCGGGCACGCCCTCCATTTCTGATCCGGGGTTTTTGCTGGTCCGCGAATGCATAAAGCAGGACATTCCGATCGAGTGTTTGCCTGGTCCAACAGCCTTTGTACCCGCGCTGGTCAATTCCGGCCTTCCCGCCGACCGATTTACCTTTGAAGGTTTTCTGCCCCACAAAAAAGGGCGCCAGACCCGCCTGACCGAATTGGTGGGCGAAAGCCGGACCATGATTTTCTACGAATCCCCGCACCGTTTGCTGAAAACGCTCGAACAGTTTGCGGAATATTTTGGCCCCGACCGTCCGGCCAGCGTGAGCCGCGAGTTAACAAAGCTGTTCGAAGAAACAATTCGCGGTACGTTGCAGGAAATAATTACTTACTTTGCCGAAAAAACAATTAAAGGTGAAATTGTCATTGTTGTTCAGGGAAAATAG
- a CDS encoding autorepressor SdpR family transcription factor, whose amino-acid sequence MNVLFKALNDPTRRQILELLRTGDLTAGEIADRFDMTKPSISHHLDLLKQAGLVEATKEGQFIRYTLNTTVLDELLGWLMGFRQNDTKP is encoded by the coding sequence ATGAACGTTTTGTTCAAAGCGCTGAACGATCCTACCCGTCGGCAAATTCTCGAACTCCTGCGCACAGGGGATCTCACAGCCGGGGAAATAGCCGATCGTTTTGACATGACCAAGCCGAGCATTTCGCACCACCTCGACTTGCTGAAGCAGGCGGGTTTGGTGGAAGCAACCAAAGAAGGCCAGTTTATTCGCTATACGCTCAATACCACGGTTTTGGACGAGTTGCTGGGCTGGCTGATGGGATTTCGACAAAATGACACTAAACCATAA
- a CDS encoding pyridoxamine 5'-phosphate oxidase family protein — translation MQTSRTTPSRTAKRAHYDEPTIHAILDEALFCTISFAQDGQPFSIPTAFAREGNRIFIHGSVGSHFIREIEKGIPVCIAVTLIDGLVLAKSGFSHTVNYRSVIIFGKAEKIEDNAEKEKALALITNQLIPNRWEDLRPSTASEMRKTTILAFTLDEASAKIRTGGPNDEPEDRSLPTWSGVIPLKTVRLAPEPDETSAAMPLPDYLC, via the coding sequence ATGCAAACAAGCCGCACAACACCGAGCCGTACCGCCAAACGCGCCCACTACGACGAACCAACGATTCACGCTATTCTGGACGAGGCCCTTTTTTGTACGATTAGCTTTGCCCAGGACGGCCAGCCTTTCTCCATCCCGACGGCTTTCGCCCGCGAAGGGAACCGCATTTTCATTCACGGGTCGGTCGGCAGCCATTTTATCCGTGAGATTGAAAAAGGCATCCCGGTCTGTATCGCTGTTACCTTGATAGACGGCCTGGTGCTGGCTAAATCGGGCTTTAGTCATACGGTTAATTATCGTTCCGTGATTATTTTCGGAAAGGCAGAAAAAATTGAGGATAATGCGGAAAAGGAAAAAGCACTGGCGCTGATTACTAACCAGCTCATTCCCAACCGCTGGGAGGATCTGCGTCCTTCAACAGCCAGTGAGATGCGAAAAACCACGATCCTCGCTTTTACGCTGGACGAAGCCTCGGCTAAAATCCGCACGGGCGGGCCAAATGACGAACCGGAAGATCGCAGTTTACCCACCTGGTCGGGTGTTATTCCGCTCAAAACGGTTCGTTTAGCACCCGAACCCGACGAGACGAGCGCGGCTATGCCCCTGCCTGATTATCTTTGCTAA
- a CDS encoding inositol monophosphatase family protein, with the protein MPNDLNAITRQLTGIVKKTGAFLRTENQSFDRAAIEYKDFNNVVSYVDKEAEKQLVDNLSQLLPEAGFITEEGTTEQADRAGLNWIIDPLDGTANFIHKLPVFSVSVGLVDNGRPIAGSIYDVNRDECFSAWEGGGAWCSQNGGAEERIRVSPAQQLQESLIATGFPYYRFEQMQQYLHILESLMQKTHGLRRMGSAAIDLAYVACGRFDGFFEYNLKSWDMAGGVILVREAGGVVTDFTGGDEFLFRGDVVAGCAVHAELLAVIQEYWT; encoded by the coding sequence ATGCCAAACGATCTTAACGCAATCACCCGGCAGTTAACCGGAATTGTCAAAAAAACCGGGGCCTTTCTCCGTACTGAGAACCAATCCTTCGACCGGGCGGCCATTGAGTACAAGGATTTTAATAACGTGGTTTCCTACGTTGATAAAGAGGCTGAAAAACAACTGGTTGACAATTTAAGCCAACTTTTGCCCGAGGCCGGTTTTATCACTGAAGAAGGCACTACGGAGCAGGCCGATCGGGCGGGATTAAACTGGATTATCGATCCGTTGGATGGAACGGCCAACTTCATTCATAAATTACCGGTCTTTTCCGTAAGTGTGGGACTGGTAGACAACGGGCGGCCAATTGCGGGCTCTATTTACGATGTCAACCGTGACGAATGCTTTAGCGCCTGGGAGGGCGGGGGAGCGTGGTGCAGCCAGAACGGGGGCGCCGAAGAACGGATTCGGGTTTCGCCAGCGCAGCAGTTGCAGGAAAGCCTGATTGCAACCGGTTTTCCGTATTACCGCTTTGAGCAAATGCAGCAATACCTGCATATTTTAGAGTCGCTGATGCAGAAAACCCACGGTCTGCGGCGGATGGGATCGGCAGCCATTGACCTGGCCTATGTGGCCTGTGGGCGGTTCGACGGATTTTTTGAGTATAATCTTAAATCGTGGGACATGGCTGGTGGCGTAATTCTGGTACGTGAAGCGGGCGGCGTAGTCACTGATTTTACCGGTGGGGACGAGTTCCTGTTCCGGGGTGATGTCGTGGCGGGCTGCGCCGTACATGCTGAGCTCCTGGCCGTGATTCAGGAATACTGGACTTAA
- a CDS encoding aminotransferase-like domain-containing protein codes for MLPFKTLLVIDKNSEIPVFLQLSEQLERLVREGILTPGQRLPGTRQLSDLVHLHRKTVVAAYDELIAQGWFETQIGSGTYVSRHLAQSQPQSFGDKEADTKPIEKPGYAFRQNDHLMRPVLATLPGLRLDDGFPDIRLAPMEELARAYRSYFRWGDPQQHFGYGDTKGHPLLRQELSAYLNETRGLRTTPDNVLITRGSIMGIHLASTLLLQPNDIVVVGETNWSGANMNFRQAGAQILTVPVDQHGLDVEAIAAICEKQPVRMVYVTPHHHYPTTVTLRADRRLRLLQLSQEAGFVLLEDDYDYDFHYQSRPILPLISADRHGMVIYVGSLSKSVAPAFRMGYVVAPAALIDELARLRRIIDRQGDSMLEFAIGYLFRNGDMRRHLKKSLRMYEARRDYFCALLADELGDRVQFTRPDGGLAVWAAFDPAIPLTQLAEAAQREGLFFANGQAHNPPGKSLNSTRLGFASSSETELAQSVAIIKRLIY; via the coding sequence ATGCTGCCTTTTAAAACGCTACTCGTCATTGATAAAAATTCAGAAATACCGGTCTTTCTGCAATTGTCGGAACAACTGGAACGGCTCGTCCGCGAGGGTATACTAACCCCCGGGCAGCGTTTGCCCGGTACGCGGCAACTGTCCGATCTAGTACACCTCCACCGGAAAACGGTCGTGGCGGCTTATGACGAGCTGATTGCTCAGGGCTGGTTTGAAACCCAAATCGGTAGCGGTACGTATGTTTCCCGGCATTTAGCCCAGAGCCAGCCCCAGTCTTTTGGCGATAAAGAAGCAGATACCAAGCCTATAGAAAAACCGGGCTATGCCTTCCGACAAAACGACCACCTGATGCGTCCCGTCCTGGCTACGTTGCCTGGCTTGCGTCTGGATGATGGCTTTCCCGATATTCGCCTGGCTCCGATGGAAGAATTGGCCCGCGCCTACCGCAGCTATTTCCGCTGGGGCGATCCGCAGCAGCACTTTGGGTATGGCGATACAAAGGGGCATCCGCTCCTGCGTCAGGAGTTGTCGGCCTACCTGAACGAAACCCGTGGTTTACGCACGACACCCGACAACGTGCTCATTACGCGGGGCAGCATCATGGGCATTCATCTGGCTAGTACGCTGCTGCTTCAACCCAACGATATTGTTGTTGTGGGTGAAACCAACTGGTCGGGGGCCAACATGAATTTTCGCCAGGCCGGTGCCCAAATATTGACCGTACCCGTGGACCAGCACGGACTTGACGTGGAGGCCATTGCGGCCATTTGCGAAAAACAGCCTGTTCGAATGGTCTATGTAACGCCCCACCATCATTACCCCACAACGGTTACGCTGCGGGCTGACCGGCGGCTTCGGCTCTTGCAACTGAGTCAGGAAGCTGGTTTTGTGCTGCTGGAAGATGACTACGATTATGATTTTCATTACCAGAGTCGCCCTATTTTGCCCTTGATTAGCGCCGACCGGCACGGCATGGTGATTTACGTTGGTTCCTTGTCTAAGTCGGTGGCCCCTGCTTTTCGGATGGGGTACGTGGTGGCACCGGCGGCACTCATTGACGAATTGGCCCGTCTGCGCCGTATTATTGACCGCCAGGGTGATTCGATGCTGGAATTTGCCATTGGGTATTTGTTCCGAAATGGCGATATGCGGCGTCACCTGAAAAAATCGCTTCGTATGTATGAGGCTCGGCGCGACTATTTTTGTGCTTTGTTAGCGGATGAACTGGGCGATCGGGTTCAGTTTACCCGCCCGGATGGTGGCCTGGCGGTCTGGGCGGCGTTTGATCCGGCCATTCCGCTAACGCAACTGGCGGAGGCGGCCCAGCGCGAAGGGTTGTTTTTTGCGAACGGGCAAGCCCATAATCCTCCCGGTAAAAGTCTTAATAGTACGCGTTTAGGCTTTGCTTCCAGCTCAGAAACAGAATTAGCCCAAAGTGTGGCGATCATTAAACGATTGATTTATTAA
- a CDS encoding metallophosphoesterase family protein, translated as MADIDSQKREKEQYVDLGHTELENHLKTQVALYEKKTQYTGNTTNLLSAFFWYNLFGFAYHYIRSRLGPKAEYQFYPRNGDDGLYPTHTFTDSVTLALLSDWATDTKESDQIGHLVSTYDPDYTIHLGDVYFVGTPEEVEANFLAPHSSWHYGKHGSLALSGNHEMYSNGTAYFKKLLPAMKIRKGETVATQQAGFFCLEHEHWRIIGLDTGYTSTNRPFLEVLFKPDCHLREEQLDWLKNVVRLGDPSDTRGIILLSHHPYYSSFRDDHPVVGRQLRKIMGDSARPVVWIWGHEHRLSFYEKYGFPDGIQAWGRCVGIGGMPVEINEPNRGHESQLVLYDQRVRERVRRKAVGYNGFALMTIEGTQLKLDYIDQNKQTVVSEQWSVNRENGELAVKTLFVHPDMTKYGQ; from the coding sequence ATGGCAGATATAGATTCCCAGAAGCGCGAAAAAGAGCAATATGTTGATTTAGGGCATACAGAACTGGAAAACCACCTGAAAACCCAGGTGGCCCTCTACGAAAAGAAAACGCAGTATACTGGCAACACGACTAACCTGCTTAGTGCCTTCTTCTGGTATAATTTGTTTGGGTTTGCGTATCACTACATACGCAGCCGTTTAGGACCCAAAGCCGAATACCAGTTTTATCCCCGTAACGGCGACGATGGGCTGTATCCCACCCATACCTTCACGGATTCCGTAACGCTTGCTTTGTTGTCGGACTGGGCGACGGACACCAAAGAATCCGACCAGATCGGGCATCTGGTGTCTACCTACGATCCCGATTATACGATTCATCTGGGCGATGTCTATTTTGTTGGTACGCCGGAAGAAGTGGAAGCTAATTTTCTAGCCCCTCATTCTTCCTGGCATTATGGCAAACACGGGAGCCTGGCTTTGTCGGGAAACCACGAGATGTATTCCAACGGGACGGCGTATTTCAAAAAACTACTGCCCGCCATGAAAATCCGCAAGGGCGAAACCGTGGCGACGCAGCAGGCTGGTTTTTTCTGCCTGGAACACGAACACTGGCGCATCATTGGCCTGGATACGGGCTACACCTCGACTAACCGTCCTTTTCTGGAGGTGCTGTTCAAGCCCGATTGCCACCTCCGCGAAGAGCAGTTAGACTGGCTGAAAAATGTCGTTCGCCTGGGCGATCCAAGTGATACGAGGGGCATTATTTTGCTTAGTCATCATCCTTATTATTCGTCGTTTCGGGACGATCACCCGGTAGTAGGGCGGCAATTGCGGAAAATCATGGGCGATTCGGCGCGACCGGTTGTCTGGATTTGGGGGCATGAGCACCGACTTTCTTTCTACGAAAAATACGGTTTCCCAGACGGTATTCAAGCCTGGGGGCGCTGCGTGGGAATTGGCGGTATGCCCGTCGAAATCAATGAACCGAATCGAGGACACGAGAGCCAGCTTGTGCTGTACGACCAGCGCGTTCGCGAACGCGTCCGCCGAAAGGCCGTGGGGTACAATGGCTTTGCCTTGATGACCATTGAGGGCACTCAGCTAAAACTGGATTACATTGATCAGAACAAACAAACTGTCGTATCGGAGCAGTGGTCTGTCAATCGGGAAAATGGCGAATTGGCTGTCAAAACCCTGTTTGTTCATCCAGACATGACGAAATATGGTCAATAA
- a CDS encoding ferritin-like domain-containing protein, with protein sequence MLLQNIFSEIEQLDPEVYERLNSRRNMFRFGAKVAAAAVPMAFGASLKSAYGQGTSGIVDVLNFALTLEYLERDFYYRGLETVIPGAQRIAFHEIWMHENAHVNFLRSAITSLGGTPVSNLKFDFTAKGAFPTVFSNFEVFKTVSQAFEDTGVRAYKGQAGNLMSAKPILQAALQIHSVEARHAAAIRKMRNVSPWVSFADGEGAPAAIYAGENMLIQGTSNPINVSSVSVAFGVDDKAVSESFDEPLSKEQVLAIVTPFLA encoded by the coding sequence ATGTTACTGCAAAATATTTTTTCTGAAATCGAGCAGCTCGATCCTGAAGTATACGAGCGTTTGAACTCGCGCCGGAACATGTTCCGTTTTGGAGCTAAAGTGGCTGCTGCCGCTGTTCCGATGGCTTTTGGTGCTTCACTGAAAAGTGCCTATGGTCAGGGTACATCTGGTATCGTTGACGTCTTGAACTTTGCCCTTACGCTGGAATATCTTGAGCGGGATTTCTATTACCGGGGACTTGAGACCGTAATTCCAGGTGCTCAGCGGATCGCTTTCCACGAAATCTGGATGCACGAAAACGCACACGTAAACTTCCTGCGCTCGGCAATCACCTCATTGGGTGGTACGCCTGTGAGCAATCTGAAGTTCGACTTCACAGCGAAAGGTGCTTTCCCAACGGTATTCAGCAACTTCGAAGTCTTCAAAACGGTTTCACAAGCGTTTGAAGATACAGGTGTTCGCGCTTACAAAGGCCAGGCTGGTAACCTAATGTCTGCTAAGCCTATTCTACAGGCAGCGCTGCAAATCCACTCGGTAGAAGCGCGCCACGCGGCGGCGATCCGGAAGATGCGTAATGTTTCTCCTTGGGTTAGCTTTGCGGATGGCGAAGGCGCACCAGCAGCCATTTATGCCGGTGAAAACATGTTGATTCAAGGTACGTCTAACCCAATCAACGTAAGCTCTGTATCAGTTGCTTTCGGGGTAGATGACAAAGCAGTTAGCGAATCATTCGATGAGCCACTGAGCAAAGAGCAGGTACTGGCTATCGTAACGCCGTTCCTGGCTTAA
- a CDS encoding YfiT family bacillithiol transferase, with the protein MEHIDMEALRYPIGKFEYGQTFTFDQTQAHIATIATMPHDLTALVGKWGDERLDTPYRPGGWSVRELVHHVADSHLNAYVRTKLALTEATPTIKPYEEGEWAKLPDSKLSIAPSLVILSNLHLRWVTVLETLTEKELQRTYYHPSSAREFALSEMIALYAWHGEHHYQHARTLGERNNWLDTVV; encoded by the coding sequence ATGGAACATATTGATATGGAGGCGCTCCGTTATCCAATTGGAAAATTTGAATACGGACAGACCTTCACCTTTGATCAGACGCAGGCGCATATCGCCACCATCGCCACCATGCCCCATGACCTGACTGCCCTAGTGGGCAAGTGGGGAGACGAACGCCTGGACACGCCCTACCGCCCCGGCGGATGGAGCGTTCGGGAACTAGTGCATCATGTGGCTGATAGTCACCTGAATGCCTACGTCAGAACCAAGTTGGCGCTGACGGAAGCGACCCCGACCATCAAACCGTACGAAGAAGGGGAGTGGGCCAAGCTGCCGGATTCGAAGTTAAGCATTGCGCCCTCGCTGGTTATTCTGAGCAACCTGCACCTGCGTTGGGTAACCGTACTCGAAACTCTGACCGAAAAAGAGTTGCAACGAACCTATTATCATCCCAGCAGCGCGCGTGAATTTGCTTTGTCTGAAATGATTGCGCTGTATGCCTGGCATGGCGAACACCATTACCAGCATGCCCGCACACTCGGGGAACGGAACAATTGGCTGGATACAGTCGTTTAA